Part of the Cereibacter sphaeroides 2.4.1 genome, TATTCCTCGCGGAACACGAACATCACCACGTCGGCGTCCTGCTCGATCGAGCCCGACTCGCGCAGGTCGGACAGCTGCGGCCGCTTGTCGTCCCGGCTCTCGACCGACCGCGACAGCTGCGAGAGCGCCACCACCGGGATGTTCAGCTCCTTCGCGATGGCCTTCAGCCCCTGCGTGATCTCCGAGACCTCCTGCACGCGGTTGTCGCGCGAGCCGCCCGAGCCCTTCAGCAGCTGGAGATAGTCCACCATCAGCACGTCGAGCCCGTGGGTCCGCTTCAGCCGCCGCGCGCGCGCCGCCACCTGACTGATCGGCAGGGCCGGCGTGTCGTCGATATAGAGCGGGCAGGCCTCGAGCGCCTTCGCGGCCTCGACGAAGCGGCGGAACTCGGCCTCGGTCATGTCGCCGCGGCGGATCTGCTCCGAGGGAACCTCGGCCGCTTCCGACAGGATCCGGGCGGCCAGCTGCTCGGCGCTCATCTCGAGGCTGAAGAAGCCCACCACGCCGCCCTCGATCGCCCCTTCCGCCCCGTCGGGCAGGCGCCCGCGGCGGTAGGCCTTGGCGATGTTGAAGGCGATGTTGGTGGCGAGCGAGGTCTTGCCCATCGAGGGGCGCCCGGCGAGGATCAGAAGGTCGGAGGGATGCAGCCCGCCCAGCTTCTTGTCGAGATCGGCAAGTCCCGTCGAGATGCCGGCAAGGCCCCCGTCGCGCTGGTAGGCCGCATTGGCCACGTTCACCGCGTCGGTCACGGCCTTCAGGAAGCTCTGGAAGCCGCGCTCGGCCTGGCCCTGTTCGCCCAGCCGGTAGAGCTTCTGCTCGGCCTCGACGATCTGCTCCTTCGGCTCCGACGCCACATCGACCCGCGCGGCCTTGGCGGCGATGTCGCGTCCGAGCCCGATCAGCTCGCGCCGGACAGCCAGATCGTAGATCATCTGCGCATAGTCGCGCGCGGCGAAGGCCGAGATCGCCGCCCCCGCGAGCCGCACGAGATAGGCGGGCCCGCCCAGTTCCTTCAGCCCCGCATCCTCCTCGAGGAAGGCCTTCAGCGTCACCGGCGAGGCGAGCGCATTCTTCTGGATCCGCGCCGCCGCGATCTCGAAGATGCGCTGGTGGACCGGATCGAAGAAATGCTCGGCCCGGATCACCGAGGCGATGCGGTCGAAGATGTCATTGTTGGTCAGGATCGCGCCGAGCAGCTGCTGCTCGGCCTCGATGTTGTGCGGAAGCACCTCCGGAGATTTCTCCGCCTGAGGCTCCCGGAGCGCCCTGACCTCGTTCATGACTCTGCCCTCTGCTCTCGTTGCGCGGGCGCCACCTTCAGCGGGCGCCCTTCCTGTCTCGCTGGCCCCTGATACCCCCGAACGGCCGTGTCGGGCAGGGGGTATAGGTTCGGGGACGATCCGGCCTGAAGCCTGTGGACAAGCTGTGGATCGTTTTGCGGTCTCCACAGCCTACCACATATCGCTGCGCCTTCAGCCCGAAAACGCAGGCTCTGGGCCGCACTTCGGGCAGGGCCCGGATTCGCCCACAGGCCCCGTGCCGCCTCCGTCAGAGGCTCTTCGTCGGATCGGCCGGTTTCCGCGCGTCCTGCCAGTCGCGGGGGTTGGACAGGAAGCTCTCGACCTCGGCCAGCGTGCCCGCGTCGAACGTGCCCGAGGCGCGCGCCTCGGCCAGCACATCCCACCAGGTGCACAGATGATGCAGCGTGACCCCGTGCGCCTGCAGCCGTCCGATCGTTTCGGGAAAGATCCCGTAGTAGAAGATCACCGCCGTATGGGCGCAGCTGGCGCCCGTCTCGCGGATCGCATCGACGAACGAGAGCTTCGAGCCGCCGTCGGTGGTCAGATCCTCGACCAGAAGCACGCGCTGACCCTCGGTCATGACCCCCTCGATCCGGGCGTTGCGGCCGTAGCCCTTGGGCTTCTTGCGCACATAGGTCATGGGCAGGCCCAGCCGCTCGGCCACCAGCGCCGCGAAGGGGATCCCGGCCGTCTCGCCGCCCGCGATATTGTCGAAGGCCTCGAAGCCCGCGTCGCGCAGAAGCGTCACCGCCATGAAATCCATCAGCGTCGACCGGATGCGCGGATAGGAGATCAGCTTGCGGCAGTCGATATAGGTGGGCGAGGGCAGACCCGAGGCCAGCGTGAAGGGCTCCTGCGGGCGGAAATGCACCGCCTCGATCTCGAGCAGCATCCGCGCCGTCAGACGGGCGATCTCCTCGCGCGGCGGAAAGGAGGTGGGGATCATCGGGATGGTCCTTTCATCGGGTCCGCCTGCGGCGGGAAGGGGTCAGGGTTCGACGTGCCACAGAAGCGGGAAGCCGGGATCGAAGACCGTGACCGGCCCGGCGCCCGTCTCGATCTTGCCGGGCAGCGCGAGAGCCGCCCCCTTGCGCAGGGTGATGCGCTCCTCGTTCGCCGGCAGGCGGTAGAAGGCGGGCCCGTGGAGCGACACGAACCCTTCCAGCCGGTCGAGCGCGCCCTCCTCCTCGAACACATGGGCGAGGATCGAGAGCGTGTTGGGGGCGGTGAAGCAGCCCGCGCAGCCGCAGCCGCTCTCCTTGGCCGCATCGACATGCGGCGCGCTGTCGGTGCCGAGGAAGAAGCAGGCCTCGCCCCCCGTCGCGGCAGCGCGGAGCGCCAGCCGATGCGTCTCGCGCTTGGCCACCGGCAGGCAGTAGTAATGCGGCCGGATGCCGCCCGCGAGGATGTGGTTGCGGTTGATGATCAGGTGATGCGTGGTGAGCGTGCCGGCCATGTCCGGCCCCCCGCCGCGCACATAATCGAGCCCCTCCCGCGTGGTCACATGTTCGAGCACGACCCGGAGCCCCGGCGTCGCGCGCCGGATCGGATCCAGCACCCGGTCGAGGAACACGGCCTCGCGATCGAAGATGTCCACGGCCGGATCCGTCACCTCGCCATGCACGCAGAGCGGCAGGCCGATCTCGGCCATGGTCTCGAGCACGCCGCGCACCCGGTCGAAGTCGCGCACGCCCGAGGCCGAATTGGTCGTGGCCCCCGCGGGATAGAGCTTCACCGCCGTCACGAGGCCCGAGGCCGCCGCCGCGCGCACATCGGCCGGATCGGTCGTCTCGGTCAGATAGAGCACCATCAGCGGCTCGAACCGCGCGCCCTCGGGCAGGGCGCGCAGGATCCGGGCCCGGTAGGCCTGGGCCTCCGCCGCGGTCACCACCGGCGGCACGAGGTTCGGCATCACGATGGCGCGGGCGAAGTGCCGTGTGGTTTCGGGCAGCACCCCCTCCAGCATCGCGCCGTCGCGCAGGTGGAGGTGCCAGTCGTCGGGGCGGCGCAGGGTCAGGCTCTGGGTCATGCCTGCCGCCTACTGCAAAGGGCGGGCCTTTTCCAGTGAGTCGCGCAAGCCCCCGCCGCTCGCGACCTTGGTCGCAGACCGCGGCCCCGCGCTTGACCCGGGCGGCGCGGCCCGCCACCTTCGGCCCATGACCGGAGTGCCGCCGTGACCCAATCCCTGCCCGCCTCGATCAACGCCGCCGCAGCTCTCCTCGCGGGGCAGGGCTATGTGAGCGACCGGGCGCTCTCGACCGTCGTCTTCCTGTCTCTGAAGCTCGGCCGGCCGCTCTTTCTCGAAGGCGAAGCCGGCACCGGCAAGACCGAGATCGCCAAGGCGCTGGCCGCCGCCCTCGGGCGCCGCCTGATCCGGCTGCAATGCTACGAGGGGCTCGACGCGGCCTCAGCCGTGGCCGACTGGAACTTCGCCGCCCAGATGATCGCGATCCGCACCGCCGAAGCCGCGGGCGGGGCCGACCGCAGCGCGCTCCGCACCGAGCTCTTTATCGAGGAGTATCTGATCGAGCGCCCGCTCCTGCAGGCCATGCGCCCCCAGCCCGGCGGCGCCCCGGTCCTGCTCATCGACGAGCTCGACCGCACCGACGAGCCGTTCGAGGCCTTCCTGCTCGAGGCGCTCTCGGACTTTCAGGTCACGATCCCCGAACTCGGCACCATCCGCGCGCCCGAACCGCCGCTCGTGATCCTCACCTCGAACCGGACCCGCGAGGTGCATGACGCCCTCAAGCGCCGCTGTCTCTATCACTGGGTGGATTATCCCGATTTCCCGCGCGAGGCCCGCATCCTCGCCGCCCGCGTGCCCGAGGCACAGGAGCGGCTCAGCCGCGAGATCGTGGCCTTCGTCCAGCGCCTGCGCCGCGAGGATCTGTTCAAGCGCCCCGGCGTGGCCGAGACGATCGACTGGGCCAAGTGCCTGCTCGCGCTCGACGTGATCGAGCTCTCGCCCGAACTCATCGCCGACACGCTGGGGGCGCTCCTGAAATATCAGGACGACATCCAGAAGATCCAGGGCTCCGAGGCGCGCCGCCTGCTCGACGAGGCCCGCCGCGACCTCGCCCCGGCATGAGCCTCTTTCAGTCTGGCGCAAATATCCTCGGGGGGGCCTCCGGCCGCGGCCGGAGGCGCGGGGGGCAGACAGCCCCCCGGCGCGGGCGGGGACGGAGCTGAGACATGGAGTTTGAGGCCCCTGCCGACGGCAGCCTTGCCCGCAACATCCTGTGGTTCGCCCGCGCCCTCCGCAAGGCGGGCCTGCCCATCGGATCGGGCCGGATCGCCGATGCGGTCCGCGCGGTCGAGGCGGCGGGCTTCACCTCGCGCGAGGATTTCTACTGGACGCTCCACGCCTGCTTCGTCTCCCGCCCCGAGCATCGGGCGGTCTTCGCGCAGGTCTTCCGCCTGTTCTGGCGCGATCCGCAGTTCCTCGAACAGATGATGAGCCTCCTCCTGCCGCAGCTCCGTGGGGTGCAGGAGGACCGGCCGCCGGAGCCGGCCGAGAAACGTGCGGCGGAGGCGCTTCTCGACGGTGCCGAGCGTCCCGAGCGCGCGGCCCCCGACCCCGAGGGCAGCCTGATCGAGATCGACGCCTCCGACACCGCCTCGGGCGAGGAACGGCTGCGGCGGCTCGATTTCGAACAGATGTCGGCCGAAGAGATCGCGGCGGCCCGGCGCATGCTGGCGCGCCTGTCGCTCCCCGTTCCGCCGATCCGCTCGCGGAGGCTTGTCGCCGCGGCGGGCGGGCCGCGGGTCGATCTGCGCCGCACGCTCGCCCGCGCCCTGCGGCAGGGCGGCGAGATCCCCGCGCTCGCCCGCCGCCGCCCGGCGCTGCGCTGGCCGAACCTCGTCGTCCTCTGCGACATCTCGGGCTCAATGTCGCTTTATTCACGGCTGGTGCTGCAGTTCATCCATGCGGTCGCGAACCGGAAGGGTCAGGGCTGGGCGCGGGTCCATGCCTTCACTTTCGGCACGCGCCTGACGAACATCACCCGTCACCTGCGCCGCCGGGATGTCGATGCGGCGCTGGCCGCCGCCGGAGCCGAGGCGCAGGACTGGTCGGGCGGCACCCGCATCGGCGAATGCCTGCACATCTTCAACCGCGACTGGTCGCGCCGCGTGCTGGGGCAGGGGGCGGTGGTGCTTCTCATCACCGACGGCCTCGACCGGGGAGACCCGGCGGCGCTCTCGCGCGAGATGGAGCGGCTGCATCTGTCGGCGCGCAGGCTGATCTGGTTGAACCCGCTGCTGCGCTGGGAGGGCTTCGCCCCGCGCGCCGGCGGCATCCGCGCCATGCTGCCCCATGTGGACAGCCTGCGCGCCGCTCACTCGGTGGCCTCGCTCGAGGCTCTGAGCGAGGCACTTTCGCGGCCCTGAGGGCCCCCGATCACACATCTGTTATCTCCGTCTCTCATACGCCGGGGGAACGCAGTCGGCGCCGGTCGGTTGATGCGCCATGCAGATCCGATGCCGAGAGGCCGAGATCACAGAGAGAAAGGACAGACGATGACCTTCAAACTGCTCCAGACCACCGCCGCCCTGTCGCTCGGCCTCTTCGCCCTGCAACCGCTTGCGGCTGCCGCGCAGACGACGACCGAAGACTGCATTCCGAGCGCCAGCGTGACCTGCCCGCCGGGGGCCTCTTCGGTCCCGGGCACCGAATCGCCCGGCGGCACCGATGACTCGACCGCTGCCGCGCCGGTGGATTCGACCTCGACCGGCGGCGGCGCCTCGGGCAGCACCTCGACCACGCCGATGGTCCCGGGTGCGGAAGCGCCGGACGGCACGGACGATTCGACCGCTGCCGCGCCCGTCGATCCCAGCTCGACCGGTGGCGGCCTTACGACCGAGGGTATGGCACCCAGCGTTCCGGGCACCGAATCCCCGGATGGCACCGACGACTCGAACGCCGCCGTTCCGCAGTAACGTCGGGCCTCTCAGAAGCCTTACTCCTGCCGCCGCCCGATTGGGCGGCGGCTTTTTTCATTCCACGGGCAAAGGCCCTTCGGGCGCCGGTCCAGCACTGGCATCTGTCCGCCTGTCGCTGCGCCGGACGGAACGAAAACAGGGGCAGACGGTTCTCAAGCAGCATGAAAGGTCCGGTCGCCAAAACCCGGATCAAGGATGAAAGGATTTTCCGATGAAGAGCCGTCTTATGACGACCACGGCTGCGCTGTCGGTCGCGCTTTCCACTTTCCAGCCGCTGCCCCTGATGGCGCAGGATGCCAACAAAGCTGTCTGCGCGCAGAACCCCGACCTGTGCCCGCCCAGGCAGAAGCGGGGCGAGGGTGCCCAGAAGCGCAAGGAGCAGGAGCAGGCGAAGGAGAGGCGGAAGGAAGAGCGTCCCGCCGCGCGTGCGGCTCAGGAGGAAGAGGGCGCGGCTGCCCGCGCGCGCCGTGCCAACCGCGAGCAGGTGGAAGAGGGCGGTCAGGCGCGCCGGCCTGCAGCCGAGCAGGACGCTCCCGCCCGGGGCGACAAGGCGCGCGCCCGCGCGCGTGACAGCGAAGACGGCGCGGCGCGTGCCCAGGCGGAGGGGAATGCGGCCGACGACACCCGCCTCCTTCAGGAGGGGAACGGTCAGGGCGATGCGGCTCGTCCGGCCAAGCGGGCGCGCCCGGCCGAGGAAGAGCGCCCTGCCGACCGCGAGCGGGCGGGTGACCGCGCCCGCGCGGCCGAAGAGGGCGGCGCTGCCCGGGATGCCGTCCGCGCCGGCGACGAGCGCCCGGCCGCCGGTGCCGAAGGCAGGAAAGCCCAGACCCGCGAGGCCTCGCCGGACGGTGACGGCCCGGATGCCGAGGAGCTGCGCCGCAGGCTGCAGGGGGAGGCTCCCGCCAAGGACCGTCAGGCGCGCGGCGACCGCGATGGCGGCGCGGCGGCCGATGAGGAAGGCGGCAGGAACGCTGAAGCCCGCGGCGACGGGCAGGCCCGTGATGCCGAGGGCCGCGATGCAGAGCGCCCGCGCAACCGAGACGCGGAAGGCCGCGATGCGGACCGCGAGCGCAACCGCAACGCCGAAGACCGCACCCGTCCGGCCGATGCCCAGGCCCGCGACGGCCAGGGTCGCCAGCAGGCCGGAGACGAGGCGCGGCGCGCCCGTCAACAGCAGCCCGAGCGCGAGGAGGCGCGGAAGTCGCTGGCCCGCATCCTCGAGAGCGAGGATCAGGGCGAGGAGTCTGCGGCTGCGGCGGCCGCCTCTGCCGAGGATGCGAGTGAGGCTGCCCGCGAGGCGCGGCGTCAGGCCAATCGTGCGGAGCGCATCACCGAGGAGAACAGCCGCTCCAGCAACGAGGAATTTCGCACGCTGCTGAACGGCAACCGCGACAAGAAGAATGACGACGACGACGATGAGGGCGGCCTCTCGAACTTCGAGAAGTTCGGCCTGCTCGCGCTCGGCGGTCTCGCGGTGGGGACCCTGCTCAACAACAACCGCGGCGAGGTCGTCTCGAACAGCGGCGACCGGGTCGTCGTGCAGCGGTCGGACGGCACCTATTCCGTGCTGAAGGACGATGACACGCTGCTGCGTCGTCCGGGATCCGAGGTGGTGACGCAGTCCTTCGACGACGGCTCGACCCGCTCGGTCGTGACCCGCGCCGACGGCACCCAGATCGTGACGATCCGCGATGCGTCGGGCCGCGTGCTGCGCCGGACGGCCGTCGACGGTCAGGGCCGCGAGGTCATGCTGATCGACGATCTCGAGTCTTACCAAGCTGTCGATGTCTCGCGTCTGCCCGAACCGGCGCCGGTCTACAGCTTCGTCCAAACGCGGGACCAGCGAGACCTGCGGCAGGCTCTGGAACAGACCCGCACGCGCGATCTGGACCGGACCTACAGCCTGCGCCAGATCCGGGAATATCGCGAGGTGCGCGCGCTCGCTCCGGCGATCGACGTGGACCAGATCACCTTCGACACCGGTTCGGCCGCCATCGATCCCGACGAGGCCGAGAAGCTCGCCTCGCTGGGCCAGACGATCGCCGACATGATCGCCGAACGTCCCGAGGAGGTGTTCCTGATCGAGGGCCATACGGACGCCGTGGGCGATGCTGCATCGAACCTCGCGCTGTCCGACCGGCGGGCCGAGTCGGTGGCGCTGGCGCTGACCGAGTATTTCGACGTGCCGCCGGAAAACATGGTCGTGCAGGGCTACGGCGAAGAGGATCTGCGCGTCGACAGCGACGGGCCGGAGCAGCGCAACCGCCGCGTGGCGGTCCGGCTCATCACGCCGCTGATGCAGACGGCGTCGAACTAAGCCGGCGGGGGTCTGCCCCCGTCGCCTGCCAGCCTCGGGCCGCCATGCCACCTTTTGGCACTGGCGGCCCCTCCGTGCCCCGTCGCATGATCGCTGAAACAACGGGGAGGCAGCCTTGGCCGGCCACGACGATATACCCGAACTTGCGCTCGACTGGCACCGCGCGGGTCGAGCGCCCGTGATTGCCACGGTGCTCGAGACCTGGGGCTCGGCGCCGCGGCCCGCGGGAAGCCAGCTCGTGATCGCGGACGATGGCGAGATGATGGGCTCGGTCTCGGGCGGCTGCGTCGAAGGCGCCGTCATCGCCGAGGCGGCAGAGGCGCGGGCCGACGGGCGCCCGCGGGTCCTGACCTTCGGGGTGTCCGACGACGAGGCCTTCGCAGTGGGCCTTGCCTGCGGCGGCACGATCCGCGTGCTGGTCGAACCCGTGGGCTCCGCCCTGCCGGAGGCCGTTCTCGCCGATCTCGTGGCGGCGCGTGCGGGCCGACGGCCGGTGGCGCTGGTCTTTCACCCTGAGACGGGCGGGCATCGGCTGGCCGGCCCCGAAGAGGCGTCCGTGGCGGCCCGGCTCAGGTCCGACCGGTCGGGACTGGAGGAGGACGGCCGCTTCATCGGTATCCACAATCCGCCCCTGCGTCTGATTGTGGTGGGGGCGGTCCATATCGCCCAGCCGCTCGTGGCCATGGCCCGGATCGCGGGCTACGGGCCCACGCTCATCGACCCGCGCAGCGCCTTCGGATCCGAGGCGCGCTTCCCGGGCGAGACCATTCTCGACGCCTGGCCCGACGAGGCGCTGGCCGGGCTCGCCCCCGACGCGCGGACGGCGGTGGTGACGCTCACCCACGATCCGAAGCTCGACGATCCGGCGATCCTCGCCGCCTTCGACAGCCCCGCCTTCTACATCGGCTGCCTCGGCTCGCCGCGCACCCACGCGAAGCGGCTCGACAGGCTGCGAACGGCCGGCGTGCCCGAGGCGCAGATCGCGCGCATCCATGCGCCGGTGGGGCTCGACATCGGCGCGCGCAGCCCGGCCGAGATCGCGCTGTCCATCCTCGCCCAGATCACCGAGCGGCTGAGGCGCGGCTGATGCGCTTCGGAGCCGTTCCGCTCGACGAGGCGCAGGGCGCGGTCCTCGCCCATTCCGTGGCCCTGCCCGGCGGGCGGCTGCGCAAGGGCCTTGTGCTCGGTGCCACGGAGATTGCGGATCTGGCGGCGGCGGGGCATCGGGAGGTCATGGCGGCCCGGCTCGACCCGGGGGACGTGCCGGAGGATGCGGCGGCGGCGCGCCTCGCCCAGGCCCTCGTGCCCGACGAGCGGACGTCGTTGCTGGCGCGGTCGTCTGCCTTCACGGGGAGGGTCAATCTCAATGCCACCTTGCCGGGGCTGGTAATGCTCGATGCCGGCCGCATCCATGCGCTGAACCGGATCGATCCGGCCATCACGCTGGCGACGCTGGCGCCTCTGGCGCGGGTCGAGCCGGGAATGCTCGTGGGCACGGTCAAGATCATCGCCTATGCGGTGGAGGAGACGGCGCTGGCGCAGGCCGAGGCGCTGGCACGGGGCGCACTCAGCGTCCTGCCGGTGGTGCGTCGGAGCGCGGGGCTCCTTTTGACCGAGGTGCCGGGGCAGGAGGCGAAGCTCGCGGCCAAGGGCCGCCGCGCCGTCGAGAAGAGGCTCGCGGCGCTCGGGATGGAGCTGGCCGGGGTGGAGGTGACGGCGCACGAGACGGGGCCCATGGCCGAGGCGCTGGCACGGCTGCCGGGCGAGATGCTTCTGATCCTGACCGGCTCGGCCACTTCCGACGTGCGGGATACGGGCCCCGAGGCGCTCCGGCATGCGGGAGGCGAAGTGGCCCGGTTCGGAATGCCGGTCGATCCCGGCAATCTCCTCTTTCACGGACGGCTCGGTCCGCGCCCGGTGATCGGGCTGCCCGGCTGCGCCCGCTCGCCGGCGCTTAACGGAGCGGACTGGGTGCTGGAGCGGCTGGCCTGCGGTCTCGAGGTCGATGACGCGGCGATCGCCGCCATGGGGGTTGGGGGGCTTTTGAAGGAGATCCCCCTCCGGCCCCAGCCGAGGGAGCGGCGGGCGTGAGCGTCACTGGCGCCCGGACATGAAGAAGGGGGCCGCCGGCCCCCTTGCTTCGGCTCATCCGAGGTGGCGCCTCATTTCGGCGCGATCATCATCACCATCTGGCGGCCTTCGAGTTTCGGCATCGCCTCGACCTTGCCGGCCTCGGCCTCCGAGACATGGGCCGCGACGCGGTTCAGAAGCTCCAGACCAAGCTCCTGGTGCGCCATCTCGCGGCCGCGGAAGCGCAGGGTGACCTTCACCTTGTCGCCTTCGCTGAGGAATTTCAGCACGGAGCGCATCTTCACATCGTAATCGTGGGTATCGGTCCCGGGACGGAACTTGATCTCCTTGATCTCGATGATGTGCTGCTTCTTGCGGGCCTCGGCCTCGCGTTTCTGCTGCTCGTACTTGAACTTGCCGAAGTCCATGATCTTGCAGACCGGCGGTTCCGCGTTCGGCGAGATCTCGACAAGATCAAGACCGGCCTCTTCGGCCATCATCATGGCACGGGAGGGGGTGACGACTCCGATGTTCTCGCCATTGGCGCCGATCAGTCGGACCTCGGGGCAGCGGATTCGCTCGTTGACACGGGGGCCCGTTTCGCGTTGCGGCGGGGCGTTGTGGGGTCTGCGGGCTATGGTGGCGTTCCTTGTGCAGTTGGCAATTGTGCGGCGCAAAATAGTGTCCCGGCCGTTGCCTTTCAACCGAATTCGGGCAGGCAGCAGGGGCTTTGCGGGGAACGGGGTGCGGCATGGCGACGTTTTCCCCTGCAGCCGGAATGGCGTGGCTGGAGGGAGCTGGAATGAACAGGATTGCGATCATCGTCGGGCTTGTGCTGCTCGCGGCAGCGGGCTTCGGCTGGTACCAGTATAGCTACCTGCCCGATCAGGAAGCGGCCGAAGCCGCCCGCGTGGCAGAGGAAGATGCGGCGCGCGCCGCCGACGAGGCGCGGGAGGCGGCGGAGGCCGCCCGCGAGGAAGCCGCGGCCGCGGCCGAAGAGACCGAGGATGCGGCGGCGCAGGCGGCCTCCGACGCCGCGGCTGCCGCCGATGCGGCCACCGCCGCCGCCTCGGATGCCGCCGCCGCCGCGGCCGCCGCCACCGAGGAAGCCGCGCGTACCGCCGGTGAGGCCGCGTCTTCGGCGGCGGATGCAGCCGTCGAGGCTGCGAAGGAGGCCGCCGCCGCGGCGACCCTGGCCGCCCGCAACGCAGCCGACGCGGCGGGCGAGCTCCTGCCCGAGGATCTGCTGCGCGTCGAAACCTTCGACCGGGCCCGGGTCGATGCGATGATCGACAGCTCGGACCTCGATCCCTCCACCAAGGAGCGGCTGAAGAACACGATCGACGCGGCCCAGTCGACGCCCGAACTGCTGGGGCCGGCGCTCGAGACGGTGCGCACCTCGCTCGGCTTCGCCCCCTCTGCGGCAGAGGCGGACTGAGGCCGGTGCGCGCGGGAGCCCTGAGCGCGAAGGTCAGGGCTGCCGTTCACGAAGCGCGAAATGCAAGACCGCCGCGCGGGGTCCGCGCGGCGGTCTGGGTTGTCTCGGCGATCTTAGATCCCGTCGCCGACGAAGGCCTTCTCGACCACATATTGCAGCGGTTCCGAGTTCGCGCCCTCGCGCAGGCCGAAGCTCTCGAGCACGGTCTTGACGTCGAGGTTGAACTGGAGCGAGCCGCAGACCATCGCGCGGTCTTCCTCGAGGTTCATCTTCGGCACGCCCAGATCCTCGAACACCTTGCCCGAGCTGAGGTTGTCGGTGATCCGACCCATCCGGTCCGAGGTCTCGCGCGTGGTGGTGGGATAGTAGAGCAGCTTGTCGCCCACCATCTCGCCGATCAGCGGATCGTCCTTCAGGCTCTCGACCAGTTGGCGGCCATATTCGAGCTCGGCCTGCTCGCGGCAGGTGTGCATCATGATGACCTGCTCGTAGCGCTCGTAGGTCTCGGGGTCGCGCATCAGCGAGGCGAAGGGCGCGATGCCGGTGCCGGTGGCGAGGAACCAGATCCGCTTGCCGGGCAGAAGCGCGTCGAGAACGAGCGTCCCCACCGGCTTCGGACGCAGGATGATCTGGTCGCCGGGCTGGATATGCTGGAGCCGCGAGGTCAGCGGACCGTCCGGCACCTTGATCGAGTAGAATTCGAGCTCTTCGTCCCAGTTGGGCGAGGCGATGGAATAGGCGCGCATGATCGGCTTGCCGCGCTCGTCGAGCAGCCCGATCATCACGAACTCGCCCGAGCGGAACCGCAGCGACTGCGGACGGGTCACGCGGAAGGAAAAGAGACGGTCCGTCCAATGCTGCACCGAGGTCACGGTCTGCGCATCGGGCAGGGTCTTCACAATGGCGGCGTTCTGGTTCATGGCTCGGTCCCCTTGGTCCGCTCTTTCAGTAAAACTTCGCACCCCGCGAAGAAAGGCCGGAATCAGCGCTTAAGCTGCGACTGATAGTCATGGTTTTGCCAGTCGGCGCGAAAGAGCCATTGATCCTCGGGCTGACGGGCGGCGAGATCGTCGGGGATTTCCACCTCGTCGAAGCCGGAACGACGGGCCATGGCATATTGATCCGCGATGAGCGGCCCATGCGCGCGCAGCCGCCCGCGGTAGCCCATCCGCCGCAGCCGCTTGGCAAGCGTGAAGCCCCGCCCGTCGCTGAAGGAGGGGAAGGCGATGCGGATGAGGCCCAGCTGCTCCAGCCGGTTGCCGAGGCGCGCCGGATCGTCGGTGTTGGTCAGATCGACGGCCTCGGCCCCGTCTTCCAGCGCCTCGAGCGATGCGATCGCCCCCGGCCAATCGTCGGCCGCGAAGCCCTTGTCGGTGACGATGACGCTCATGCCGCGTCCTCCTTGTTCACGGGTCCGCGCACCGCGCGGCCGTTGATGAAATGGATGCCGCATTCGGTCTTGGCGCTGCCGCGCCAGCGGCCCGCGCGGGGATCCTCTCCCTCGGCCACCGGCGAGGTGCAGGGCTCGCAGCCGATCGAGGGATAGCCCCTGGCGACCAGCGGATGACGCGGCAGGTTGTTGTTGACGATATAGTCTTCCAGATCCTCGCGCCCCCAGTGGGCGAGCGGATTGACCTTGATGCGCCGGTCGTCCTCGGCCTCGAAGAACTCGACCGCCGCCCGCGTGCCGCTCTGGTAGCGCTTGCGGCCGGTGATCCAGCCATCGAAATGCTTGAGCGCCCGTTCGAGCGGCTCGACCTTGCGCACCGCGCAGCAGGCGTCGGTGTTGTAGCGGT contains:
- a CDS encoding ferredoxin--NADP reductase, which translates into the protein MNQNAAIVKTLPDAQTVTSVQHWTDRLFSFRVTRPQSLRFRSGEFVMIGLLDERGKPIMRAYSIASPNWDEELEFYSIKVPDGPLTSRLQHIQPGDQIILRPKPVGTLVLDALLPGKRIWFLATGTGIAPFASLMRDPETYERYEQVIMMHTCREQAELEYGRQLVESLKDDPLIGEMVGDKLLYYPTTTRETSDRMGRITDNLSSGKVFEDLGVPKMNLEEDRAMVCGSLQFNLDVKTVLESFGLREGANSEPLQYVVEKAFVGDGI
- a CDS encoding molybdopterin-binding protein; the protein is MRFGAVPLDEAQGAVLAHSVALPGGRLRKGLVLGATEIADLAAAGHREVMAARLDPGDVPEDAAAARLAQALVPDERTSLLARSSAFTGRVNLNATLPGLVMLDAGRIHALNRIDPAITLATLAPLARVEPGMLVGTVKIIAYAVEETALAQAEALARGALSVLPVVRRSAGLLLTEVPGQEAKLAAKGRRAVEKRLAALGMELAGVEVTAHETGPMAEALARLPGEMLLILTGSATSDVRDTGPEALRHAGGEVARFGMPVDPGNLLFHGRLGPRPVIGLPGCARSPALNGADWVLERLACGLEVDDAAIAAMGVGGLLKEIPLRPQPRERRA
- a CDS encoding OmpA family protein, encoding MKSRLMTTTAALSVALSTFQPLPLMAQDANKAVCAQNPDLCPPRQKRGEGAQKRKEQEQAKERRKEERPAARAAQEEEGAAARARRANREQVEEGGQARRPAAEQDAPARGDKARARARDSEDGAARAQAEGNAADDTRLLQEGNGQGDAARPAKRARPAEEERPADRERAGDRARAAEEGGAARDAVRAGDERPAAGAEGRKAQTREASPDGDGPDAEELRRRLQGEAPAKDRQARGDRDGGAAADEEGGRNAEARGDGQARDAEGRDAERPRNRDAEGRDADRERNRNAEDRTRPADAQARDGQGRQQAGDEARRARQQQPEREEARKSLARILESEDQGEESAAAAAASAEDASEAAREARRQANRAERITEENSRSSNEEFRTLLNGNRDKKNDDDDDEGGLSNFEKFGLLALGGLAVGTLLNNNRGEVVSNSGDRVVVQRSDGTYSVLKDDDTLLRRPGSEVVTQSFDDGSTRSVVTRADGTQIVTIRDASGRVLRRTAVDGQGREVMLIDDLESYQAVDVSRLPEPAPVYSFVQTRDQRDLRQALEQTRTRDLDRTYSLRQIREYREVRALAPAIDVDQITFDTGSAAIDPDEAEKLASLGQTIADMIAERPEEVFLIEGHTDAVGDAASNLALSDRRAESVALALTEYFDVPPENMVVQGYGEEDLRVDSDGPEQRNRRVAVRLITPLMQTASN
- the infC gene encoding translation initiation factor IF-3 translates to MKGNGRDTILRRTIANCTRNATIARRPHNAPPQRETGPRVNERIRCPEVRLIGANGENIGVVTPSRAMMMAEEAGLDLVEISPNAEPPVCKIMDFGKFKYEQQKREAEARKKQHIIEIKEIKFRPGTDTHDYDVKMRSVLKFLSEGDKVKVTLRFRGREMAHQELGLELLNRVAAHVSEAEAGKVEAMPKLEGRQMVMMIAPK
- a CDS encoding XdhC family protein; this translates as MAGHDDIPELALDWHRAGRAPVIATVLETWGSAPRPAGSQLVIADDGEMMGSVSGGCVEGAVIAEAAEARADGRPRVLTFGVSDDEAFAVGLACGGTIRVLVEPVGSALPEAVLADLVAARAGRRPVALVFHPETGGHRLAGPEEASVAARLRSDRSGLEEDGRFIGIHNPPLRLIVVGAVHIAQPLVAMARIAGYGPTLIDPRSAFGSEARFPGETILDAWPDEALAGLAPDARTAVVTLTHDPKLDDPAILAAFDSPAFYIGCLGSPRTHAKRLDRLRTAGVPEAQIARIHAPVGLDIGARSPAEIALSILAQITERLRRG
- a CDS encoding DUF934 domain-containing protein, which produces MSVIVTDKGFAADDWPGAIASLEALEDGAEAVDLTNTDDPARLGNRLEQLGLIRIAFPSFSDGRGFTLAKRLRRMGYRGRLRAHGPLIADQYAMARRSGFDEVEIPDDLAARQPEDQWLFRADWQNHDYQSQLKR